GTCGCTGATGCCATGGCTGACTTCACGTCCAGCGACCACCGTGGTGCGCTGACGTTTGCTGCGGCCCGTTGTGGTCAGGTCGTCGACACGGACGAGGTGGTCGGTCGTCTGGTGTCCTCGGCCCGACTCGCAGAGGCTGTGGGGTCGGACGCGTAACATGGCTGCAGATTTGCACGGCTCTGTGCGTCATCATGTGGTGACTGGCGCTGCAGGCGGAATCGGGAGCGCCGTTGTCACGGAACTCCTTTCTGCGGGGCACACGGTGACCGCCGCCGATATTTCCTATCCGCGCGGAATCAGCCGCGTAGAACGTTCCGGCCCCGGTGTGCTCCACCACGTCGGCCTTGACGTGGGGGACTCCCACCAGGTTGATTCGGTGGTCCGTGACGTCTGGAACACCGTCGGTGCAGTGGACTCTCTTGTCAACGGCGCCGGTGTCATCGCCGCCGGTCCCGGCGAAGACGCCACGGACGAGGACTGGGAGCGGCAGTTTTCCGTGAACGCATTCGGTGTCTTCGCGATGTGCCGTGCCCTCGGCCCCCGGATGGCGGCCAACGGCGGCGGCTCGATTGTCACCGTGGGATCGAATGCGGGGACGGTGCCACGGTCGTCCATGACAGCCTATGCCGCGTCTAAGGCGGCGGCCAGCAGTGTGACGAGGTCTTTCGGGCTCGAACTGGGCCGTCAGCATGTACGGTGCAACGTTGTCTGTCCGGGGACAACACGTACATCGATGATCGAGGGGCTCGGATCAGAGGCAACCCTGGTGGCTGGACAGCCGGAACTGTACAAGTCAGGGATCCCGCTGGGGCGCATTGCGTCCCCTGAAGACATTGCGTCAGTCGTTGTATTTCTGTCCGGTGACGGCGCCCGTCACATGACTCTCCAGGAGGTGGTCGTCGATGGTGGTGCCAGCCAGCGTTGACCCGCGTGGTCCGCACGCGACGTTCGAGTTCTCGACACCGGAGTACCGACTGACTGCGCGAGGTGTTGCGCATGTCGTCGCACCGGAAGCATGGGACGGCTCCAGTGTCGCCAGCGCCGTTGAATCCCTCCTGACACACACCGGCCATGACGGGCCCGTGGTCGGGTGCATTCCGTTCGACACCGGGCGTCCTGCCGTGTTGTACATCCCGGAGGAAGTCACATGGCGTCAGGCGGCAGGGGCCGGCCACGCTGGGGAAGGGGTGGCGCCGACTGCCGCGCAGGGGACGGGACCGTCGACATCGCTGGAACTCCCGGACTCGCCTGGGTACCGGGAGGCGGTGGCCCGGGCAGTCGAACGAATCGACACAGGCGACCTGGAGAAGGTCGTCCTGGCCCGCACCGCCGTACTTGAAGCTGACGAGGATTTCGACATCGACCGGCTGGTCGCTGATCTCGGCGCGGCAAACCCTCACGCCTACGTGTACCGCACGGACCTCGGCACTACTGGTGACAGTGGCTGCGGTGAAGAAACATTGGTCGGCGCCAGCCCGGAACTCGTTCTGCGTAGCCGTCGTGGTGCGGTGACCAGCTTCCCTCTGGCAGGATCGGTTCCCAGGGACAGGGAGAACCCTGCCAGAGACCGCGAACTCACCCAGGGACTGTTGAACTCCCCGAAAGACCGGGCAGAGCACGCGCACGTTGTCCGACAAGTGGGTGAGGTCTTCCACCGCTACGCCGAGAATGTCGTTGTCCCGGACGTGCCCAGTGTGGTGTCGACCCCGGTTATCCTTCACCTGGGGAGCCGGATCACCGGGAGGCTTCCTCACGCAGGCTCGCCGGGCGCCTTCATGAAGATGCTCTACGACCTGCACCCGACCCCTGCTGTCTGCGGCTGGCCGACGGCGACGGCTCGGGAGGTCATCGCAGAACTCGAGGATTTCGACCGGGGAATGTACTCGGGTCTGGTCGGCTGGGTTGACGCGGAAGGAAATGCCGAATGGGCCCTGTCGCTGCGTGGAGGCGTGGTGTCCGGTAGTCGCGCGCAACTGTTCGCGGGAGCCGGCATCGTCGCGGAGTCGGTTCCGGAGGACGAGCACCGTGAGACAGCGACGAAATTCGCGACCTTCGCCCGCGTGCTGCAGAACCAGCAACGTCACCCCGTCACCGTGTAGCAGCACGCCTCAGTCGAGAGTGGGGGACGCCGCGTACGATTACCAGGTATGCGACTGTGGAGCCTGCACCCCTCGATTCTTGACCGCGCCGCCCTTGTCGCCTGCTGGCGCGAGGCGCTTCTTGCCCAGAAAGTGCTTGAGGGCGGGACCCGCGGGTACAAGGCTCATCCCCAACTCATCCGCTTCCGGGCACATCCGGAACCGACACTGGCGGTCGGCGCATTCCTGACCGGCCTCCGCGCCGAGGCGACAGCCCGTGGCTACTCGTTCGACGGTTCCCGGATCCACGTCCCCGCTATCCCGCAGGAGACGGTGTCCATCCCGGTCACCGACGGCCAGCTCACCTACGAACTCGGGCACCTGCAGCGCAAAGTCGCCGCGCGTGCCGAAGAATGGCTACCGCACCTGCCGACAGACGGAGTGGTACCGTCGCACCCGTTGTTCGCCGCGGAAGCGGGACCGGTGGAGTCGTGGGAGGTCGTCAGCGACTCGTAGCAGCGGGACGACTGCCCACCGGGTCAATGACAACGCCGTCCCCGTCGGCCCGGCGAGGATCCAGCGGGACGATAGTCGGTGTGCCGGTCACCGCGTCCGGCACGACGAGCGCCCGTAACCCGAAGACGTCCTCGACGAGGTCCGGCGTCATGACCTCGGAAGGAGCACCGGTGGTGACGACGTCGCCGTCGCGCATCACAATGAGGTGTCCGGCGTACCTGCACGCCTGGTTGAGGTCGTGGAGGACGGCGACCACAGTCTTCTTGTGATCGTGGAACGTGCGCAACAGTTCGAGCAACTCGTACTGGTGGGCGATGTCGAGGAACGTGGTCGGTTCATCCAGCAGCATAATCGGGGTCTGCTGGGCGAGCAGCATGGCAACCCATACGCGCTGCCGTTGGCCGCCCGAGAGCTCTGACACAAGCCGGCCGGACAACCCGTCGGTGTGGGTCGCGACGAGGGCGTCCTTGACCGCCTGTTCGTCCTCGCGGGACCACTGGTGGAACAGTGACTGGTACGGGGCTCTGCCGCGGGCGACAAGATCTGCGACACGGATTCCGTCCGGGGCCAGTGACGTCTGGGGGAGAAGCCCGAGTTGACGGGCGACGTCCTTGGCGCCGTAGGAGGAGATTTCCTTACCGTCCAACAGCACCGACCCGTCTGTTGGTGACAGGACCCGGGCTAAAGCCCGGAGGAGCGTCGATTTGCCACAGCCGTTCGGCCCGATGATGGCGGTGAAGGACTCGTGCGGGATCTCCAC
The genomic region above belongs to Corynebacterium glyciniphilum AJ 3170 and contains:
- a CDS encoding SDR family oxidoreductase, which encodes MAADLHGSVRHHVVTGAAGGIGSAVVTELLSAGHTVTAADISYPRGISRVERSGPGVLHHVGLDVGDSHQVDSVVRDVWNTVGAVDSLVNGAGVIAAGPGEDATDEDWERQFSVNAFGVFAMCRALGPRMAANGGGSIVTVGSNAGTVPRSSMTAYAASKAAASSVTRSFGLELGRQHVRCNVVCPGTTRTSMIEGLGSEATLVAGQPELYKSGIPLGRIASPEDIASVVVFLSGDGARHMTLQEVVVDGGASQR
- a CDS encoding isochorismate synthase — protein: MVVPASVDPRGPHATFEFSTPEYRLTARGVAHVVAPEAWDGSSVASAVESLLTHTGHDGPVVGCIPFDTGRPAVLYIPEEVTWRQAAGAGHAGEGVAPTAAQGTGPSTSLELPDSPGYREAVARAVERIDTGDLEKVVLARTAVLEADEDFDIDRLVADLGAANPHAYVYRTDLGTTGDSGCGEETLVGASPELVLRSRRGAVTSFPLAGSVPRDRENPARDRELTQGLLNSPKDRAEHAHVVRQVGEVFHRYAENVVVPDVPSVVSTPVILHLGSRITGRLPHAGSPGAFMKMLYDLHPTPAVCGWPTATAREVIAELEDFDRGMYSGLVGWVDAEGNAEWALSLRGGVVSGSRAQLFAGAGIVAESVPEDEHRETATKFATFARVLQNQQRHPVTV
- a CDS encoding pyrimidine dimer DNA glycosylase/endonuclease V → MRLWSLHPSILDRAALVACWREALLAQKVLEGGTRGYKAHPQLIRFRAHPEPTLAVGAFLTGLRAEATARGYSFDGSRIHVPAIPQETVSIPVTDGQLTYELGHLQRKVAARAEEWLPHLPTDGVVPSHPLFAAEAGPVESWEVVSDS
- a CDS encoding ABC transporter ATP-binding protein, with the translated sequence MTDTTHSAASRLRALDATIGYDQRIISTGLSVEIPHESFTAIIGPNGCGKSTLLRALARVLSPTDGSVLLDGKEISSYGAKDVARQLGLLPQTSLAPDGIRVADLVARGRAPYQSLFHQWSREDEQAVKDALVATHTDGLSGRLVSELSGGQRQRVWVAMLLAQQTPIMLLDEPTTFLDIAHQYELLELLRTFHDHKKTVVAVLHDLNQACRYAGHLIVMRDGDVVTTGAPSEVMTPDLVEDVFGLRALVVPDAVTGTPTIVPLDPRRADGDGVVIDPVGSRPAATSR